One genomic window of Pungitius pungitius chromosome 11, fPunPun2.1, whole genome shotgun sequence includes the following:
- the tstd3 gene encoding thiosulfate sulfurtransferase/rhodanese-like domain-containing protein 3: protein MALRRCVRFAGLAPRLLWNSTVLPGPSAPGRTCASSLVIANRCCKAAEQQLRRFSAAPSSTSVSYEQLKRLLAGREAVVIDVREPWELREYGLIPGSINVPLGQVNTALQLAPEEFHEKYGGGMPQQTDNVVFTCLAGVRSQKALDTAVSLGYKDVHNYLGGWQDWEKNEQQK, encoded by the exons ATGGCTCTCCGAAGGTGTGTGAGGTTTGCTGGGCTCGCTCCGCGGCTGTTATGGAACAGTACCGTCCTGCCGGGACCTTCCGCCCCAGGACGAACCTGCGCGTCCAGCCTTGTCATCGCTAACCGCTGTTGTAAAG CcgcagagcagcagctccgTCGGTTCAGTGCTGCGCCATCGAGCACGAGTGTGAGTTATGAGCAGCTGAAGCGGCTCCTGGCGGGGCGCGAAGCCGTGGTCATAGACGTCCGCGAGCCGTGGGAGCTCCGGGAGTACGGCCTCATCCCCGGGTCCATCAACGTTCCCC TGGGACAGGTGAACACTGCCCTCCAACTGGCTCCCGAAGAGTTCCATGAAAAGTACGGGGGTGGGATGCCCCAGCAGACGGATAACGTTGTGTTCACCTGTCTGGCAGGGGTCAGGAGCCAGAAAGCCCTGGACACAGCCGTCTCGTTGGGATACAAAGA TGTTCATAATTACCTTGGTGGATGGCAAGACTGGGAGAAGAATGAACAGCAAAAGTGA